In Candidatus Reconcilbacillus cellulovorans, the following proteins share a genomic window:
- a CDS encoding glycerol-3-phosphate ABC transporter ATP-binding protein, producing the protein MASVTLRNVVKRFPGATEDTVKNFNLEIKDKEFLVLVGPSGCGKSTTLRMIAGLEEITSGELYIGDRLVNDVPPKDRDIAMVFQSYALYPHMNVYQNMAFGLKLRKFKKAEIDQRVRQAARILDIEHLLDRKPKALSGGQRQRVALGRAIVREPQVFLMDEPLSNLDAKLRVQMRAEISKLHKRLETTIIYVTHDQTEAMTMGDRIVVMHQGTIQQAASPEEIYHRPVNMYVAGFIGSPSMNFIRGNLTEEAGRVRFKAPGIDVVVPEGKAKLLRERGYVGKEVVLGIRPEDIHDEPLFLEGSPDSIIQATVEVAENLGHEMFLYLDGIGQDTVIARVDGRAGFKEGSTAKLALDMNRIHVFDVTTEKNVLL; encoded by the coding sequence ATGGCCAGCGTTACGCTGCGCAACGTGGTGAAACGGTTTCCCGGCGCCACGGAAGACACGGTGAAAAATTTCAATCTCGAAATCAAGGACAAGGAGTTTCTCGTCCTCGTCGGTCCGTCGGGCTGCGGCAAGTCGACGACGCTGCGGATGATCGCTGGTCTCGAGGAGATCACGTCGGGCGAGCTTTACATCGGCGACCGGCTCGTCAACGACGTACCGCCGAAAGATCGCGACATCGCGATGGTGTTTCAGTCGTACGCCTTGTACCCGCATATGAACGTCTATCAGAATATGGCGTTCGGCCTGAAGTTGCGCAAGTTCAAGAAGGCGGAAATCGACCAGCGCGTCCGCCAGGCCGCCCGCATTCTCGACATCGAGCATCTGCTCGACCGCAAGCCGAAGGCGCTTTCCGGCGGTCAGCGTCAGCGCGTGGCGCTCGGGCGCGCCATCGTACGCGAGCCGCAGGTCTTTTTGATGGACGAGCCGCTGTCCAACCTCGACGCCAAGCTGCGCGTCCAGATGCGCGCCGAGATCAGCAAGCTTCATAAGCGGTTGGAGACGACGATCATTTACGTCACGCACGACCAGACGGAAGCGATGACGATGGGCGACCGGATCGTCGTCATGCATCAGGGCACCATCCAGCAGGCGGCGTCGCCGGAAGAAATCTATCATCGTCCCGTCAACATGTACGTCGCCGGTTTCATCGGTTCGCCGTCGATGAACTTCATCCGCGGCAACTTGACGGAAGAGGCGGGTCGCGTCCGGTTCAAGGCGCCCGGCATCGACGTCGTCGTCCCGGAAGGAAAGGCAAAGCTGCTGCGCGAACGCGGCTACGTCGGCAAGGAGGTCGTGCTCGGCATCCGTCCGGAAGACATTCACGACGAACCGCTCTTCCTCGAGGGATCGCCGGACAGCATCATTCAGGCGACGGTCGAAGTCGCGGAAAACTTGGGCCATGAAATGTTCCTGTATCTCGACGGCATCGGTCAGGACACAGTCATCGCCCGCGTCGACGGCCGCGCCGGGTTCAAGGAAGGCAGCACGGCGAAACTGGCGCTTGACATGAACCGCATTCACGTTTTCGACGTGACGACGGAGAAGAACGTCCTGCTCTGA